Proteins found in one Coffea eugenioides isolate CCC68of chromosome 5, Ceug_1.0, whole genome shotgun sequence genomic segment:
- the LOC113772492 gene encoding cytochrome b561 and DOMON domain-containing protein At4g17280-like isoform X2 yields MIFHCLIFVGFISFLPSTDSSISALSEKLSPTMNDDKINNVPIMELQSSKGQYKLPVPHQNLRPRNLRHHPLRLKLVHGMVNIFGWGVLLPIGTIVARHFKKLPSNNADWYSLHILSQTSGFLLGTIGWGLGLSIRSAAKKHNMSVHGILGTIIFALATLQLIIAVCVRPNQEEHGSKTYWVISHHILGYALIILIISNVYEGIGHQNFAAAKNWKWIYGAILGALVFTFLALELVRRVKFDVRSA; encoded by the exons ATGATTTTTcattgtctcatttttgtgGGTTTTATCTCTTTCCTACCCTCAACTGATTCCAGTATTTCTGCACTCAGCGAGAAGCTTTCTCCCACGATGAATGATGACAAGATTAATAATGTTCCTATAATGGAGTTGCAATCCAGCAAGGGGCAATACAAGCTTCCCGTTCCACATCAGAACTTGAGGCCGCGGAACCTCCGGCATCACCCTCTCCGCCTAAAATTA GTCCATGGAATGGTCAACATTTTTGGATGGGGAGTTCTCTTGCCTATTGGTACAATAGTTGCAAGACACTTCAAGAAATTGCCTTCGAACAACGCTGATTGGTACTCTCTGCACATATTATCCCAAACATCAGGATTCCTTTTGGGCACAATTGGATGGGGCCTTGGTTTGTCTATTAGAAGTGCAGCCAAAAAGCATAATATGAGTGTCCACGGAATTCTTGGCACCATCATTTTTGCCTTGGCCACATTACAA TTAATTATAGCAGTGTGTGTGAGACCAAATCAAGAAGAACATGGATCGAAGACTTATTGGGTGATAAGCCATCATATTTTGGGCTATGCTCTGATTATTCTCATCATCTCAAATGTGTATGAAGGAATTGGCCATCAAAATTTTGCAGCAGCCAAGAATTGGAAATGGATATATGGCGCCATCCTGGGGGCACTTGTCTTTACATTCCTTGCATTGGAGCTTGTAAGGCGTGTTAAATTTGATGTCAGGTCAGCGTAG
- the LOC113772492 gene encoding cytochrome b561 and DOMON domain-containing protein At5g47530-like isoform X1 — protein MIFHCLIFVGFISFLPSTDSSISALSEKLSPTMNDDKINNVPIMELQSSKGQYKLPVPHQNLRPRNLRHHPLRLKLVRGGASFLQKVHGMVNIFGWGVLLPIGTIVARHFKKLPSNNADWYSLHILSQTSGFLLGTIGWGLGLSIRSAAKKHNMSVHGILGTIIFALATLQLIIAVCVRPNQEEHGSKTYWVISHHILGYALIILIISNVYEGIGHQNFAAAKNWKWIYGAILGALVFTFLALELVRRVKFDVRSA, from the exons ATGATTTTTcattgtctcatttttgtgGGTTTTATCTCTTTCCTACCCTCAACTGATTCCAGTATTTCTGCACTCAGCGAGAAGCTTTCTCCCACGATGAATGATGACAAGATTAATAATGTTCCTATAATGGAGTTGCAATCCAGCAAGGGGCAATACAAGCTTCCCGTTCCACATCAGAACTTGAGGCCGCGGAACCTCCGGCATCACCCTCTCCGCCTAAAATTAGTAAGGGGTGGTGCTTCATTCTTGCAGAAA GTCCATGGAATGGTCAACATTTTTGGATGGGGAGTTCTCTTGCCTATTGGTACAATAGTTGCAAGACACTTCAAGAAATTGCCTTCGAACAACGCTGATTGGTACTCTCTGCACATATTATCCCAAACATCAGGATTCCTTTTGGGCACAATTGGATGGGGCCTTGGTTTGTCTATTAGAAGTGCAGCCAAAAAGCATAATATGAGTGTCCACGGAATTCTTGGCACCATCATTTTTGCCTTGGCCACATTACAA TTAATTATAGCAGTGTGTGTGAGACCAAATCAAGAAGAACATGGATCGAAGACTTATTGGGTGATAAGCCATCATATTTTGGGCTATGCTCTGATTATTCTCATCATCTCAAATGTGTATGAAGGAATTGGCCATCAAAATTTTGCAGCAGCCAAGAATTGGAAATGGATATATGGCGCCATCCTGGGGGCACTTGTCTTTACATTCCTTGCATTGGAGCTTGTAAGGCGTGTTAAATTTGATGTCAGGTCAGCGTAG
- the LOC113772492 gene encoding cytochrome b561 and DOMON domain-containing protein At5g47530-like isoform X3 produces the protein MIFHCLIFVGFISFLPSTDSSISALSEKLSPTMNDDKINNVPIMELQSSKGQYKLPVPHQNLRPRNLRHHPLRLKLVRGGASFLQKVHGMVNIFGWGVLLPIGTIVARHFKKLPSNNADWYSLHILSQTSGFLLGTIGWGLGLSIRSAAKKHNMSVHGILGTIIFALATLQTRQ, from the exons ATGATTTTTcattgtctcatttttgtgGGTTTTATCTCTTTCCTACCCTCAACTGATTCCAGTATTTCTGCACTCAGCGAGAAGCTTTCTCCCACGATGAATGATGACAAGATTAATAATGTTCCTATAATGGAGTTGCAATCCAGCAAGGGGCAATACAAGCTTCCCGTTCCACATCAGAACTTGAGGCCGCGGAACCTCCGGCATCACCCTCTCCGCCTAAAATTAGTAAGGGGTGGTGCTTCATTCTTGCAGAAA GTCCATGGAATGGTCAACATTTTTGGATGGGGAGTTCTCTTGCCTATTGGTACAATAGTTGCAAGACACTTCAAGAAATTGCCTTCGAACAACGCTGATTGGTACTCTCTGCACATATTATCCCAAACATCAGGATTCCTTTTGGGCACAATTGGATGGGGCCTTGGTTTGTCTATTAGAAGTGCAGCCAAAAAGCATAATATGAGTGTCCACGGAATTCTTGGCACCATCATTTTTGCCTTGGCCACATTACAA ACAAGACAATAA
- the LOC113772492 gene encoding cytochrome b561 and DOMON domain-containing protein At5g47530-like isoform X4 yields the protein MIFHCLIFVGFISFLPSTDSSISALSEKLSPTMNDDKINNVPIMELQSSKGQYKLPVPHQNLRPRNLRHHPLRLKLVRGGASFLQKVHGMVNIFGWGVLLPIGTIVARHFKKLPSNNADWYSLHILSQTSGFLLGTIGWGLGLSIRSAAKKHNMSVHGILGTIIFALATLQCV from the exons ATGATTTTTcattgtctcatttttgtgGGTTTTATCTCTTTCCTACCCTCAACTGATTCCAGTATTTCTGCACTCAGCGAGAAGCTTTCTCCCACGATGAATGATGACAAGATTAATAATGTTCCTATAATGGAGTTGCAATCCAGCAAGGGGCAATACAAGCTTCCCGTTCCACATCAGAACTTGAGGCCGCGGAACCTCCGGCATCACCCTCTCCGCCTAAAATTAGTAAGGGGTGGTGCTTCATTCTTGCAGAAA GTCCATGGAATGGTCAACATTTTTGGATGGGGAGTTCTCTTGCCTATTGGTACAATAGTTGCAAGACACTTCAAGAAATTGCCTTCGAACAACGCTGATTGGTACTCTCTGCACATATTATCCCAAACATCAGGATTCCTTTTGGGCACAATTGGATGGGGCCTTGGTTTGTCTATTAGAAGTGCAGCCAAAAAGCATAATATGAGTGTCCACGGAATTCTTGGCACCATCATTTTTGCCTTGGCCACATTACAA TGTGTGTGA